gctcCTAGAGACCCCCACTGCCTCACACCCTTTGGTTAAGGCTATGCAATTAACATCCAGCCAAGCAGTCAAATGCCCAGGGCCTAGCTCCAGCCCACGCAGGGGTGGCTGTTACCTGATCGATTGAGGGCGGGGAAGGCAGACGCCTCTGTCTCAGTGGGTGGTGCCGAAGCATGGCATGATTTCCCATCGGCAGAGAGCCTGTGCCCAGCCCGACAGGCACAGCCATAGCTCCCAGGCGTGTTGACACAATGCTGGCTGCAGCCGTGGCACGGGCCAGCGCATTCATCCACATCTGAAAGTACAGAGGTTACACTCGCAGCGGCTCGGGTGAGCGCGGGCCATCAGGAAGCAGCCCTTGTGAAGACAGGGTGAGCCCAGAGCGTGGCAGATTGACACCACCAAACAAGACATGGGCCCCGCACAAAGAGCGTACAGGGGACAGCTAAGACTAGAGAGCAGTCAGCCGTCCCTTGTGAGACGGAGGCTACAAGTTGGGGAGACCTGTGCGGTGACAGCAGGCTGGATTAGTTAGAGGGCACCTCCCAGGGTCTGTCCATACCCAGGCTGCCCCAGTAAAGAATCTCTTTTGCTATCAATGCAGCCAGCTCGGGTCTCTCTTCTAGCAGGAGCTAAATTTCATGGCCCTAATTCGCCACTGTGTTACTCCCATTTTTACGCCACTGATGCTGCACCAGGTAAAACGGGAGTAGCCCCGTGACGCATCAGGCCCAGTACGTCTAAAAAGGGCAAAAGCAAAGCCCCTGAGCTGAACGCTCCCTAATTCTGGAAATGGATCCACCTGCTCCCCGATCGGGGGAGCACGGTTCACCGCTGGCTCTGGCCACGCACCAGCCCACCTCTGGTGAGGTGCTGTTAGCCTTTCGCGTGCATGTGTGCAAAGCCCAACAGCCTTGCCCCACACGGGGGCAGTTATTAAAGCCGCGCCCACAAAGTGAAATGAACAtgacagctccccccccccgtgcctgAGCAAGGCTGTTCTAGGCACCAGGAAAATCTCTTGAGCTGGGCTCCAAGCTGTCACTACAGCCTGCCAGTGAGTCATGCCTACTCCACACACATGCTTTGGACTTACAAATgcgccagatcctcagctggacaTTCGTGCCGCTTCACCGGCTTCAAGAGAGCTGATTTACACCTGTCAGGCATCTGCCTCCAACCATGAACTGGACTTATTGGGCCTCTGATTTAGCCTGGGACAGGTTTTTACACCATTTGAATCCACAGTTACTCCAGCGTTACACTGTGGTAAGCGAGaggagccccagctccactggggagTGGGCTGCAAAATCGCCACCTGCACCACGAACAGATTTTATTGAGCTGCGCTGTACCTAGAACGGTGGCAACACCTTGCAGGCCTCCGGGGGTGTAACTCAGCCGCGCTCCCTTGCCGTCCCCGGAGCCAGGCCGATTCGCAGCAATTGTGGGACTAGCTCACGATTCTGGTGGGTCGCTGCTAAGGCTGAGCGACTCCCACCCACATGAGACACGGCCTGGCACACAGCTTGCCCGAGCGGTGCCCATGGAAAGGCTACGACAGGACTGAattcctgggctggggctgggcaggcctGTGCCTGCTCCAGGTGTGTACCATGAAGCCCCCCAAAATGAGGCTTCTCGAATAAAGTGAGCAGGAAAGGCCATTTAGGGAGAGATTCTCAAGTGGTGTAAAGCAGCCGAGCACCCCCACCATCATGGGCGCCTCAcccatttaccccagctgaggctctggcctgtTTGCTTTTCAATGGCATCCAGCCGCAGCACTCGCAGAAGGGGGAGGGAATGGAGGGAAGGCCTCCCGCGCCTCTCCCACAGctagcacccccccacacacccccaatcCACCGAGCAGCCCGAATGCCTTACCCCAATCTGCCAGCTACAAGCTAGCTTCTGCCTCCCTCTGCTGGGTCAACATTGTTACGCCATCCAAGCCCTCCCTGCTGGTCTGTGGGAGCTGGGGGCACGAAACAGTGCTTCCCCTCCCCACGCTGCCCCCAGACCTTTGCTGTCAGCAAGAAGTTCAGTgacctgcccaaagtcacccCGTGCCAGAGCCCAGATCCGTGAGCCAGTCCTATCATCCCTCCCCAAGCGCTGCCCACGCTCGACAATGCCCACGGCCCTGGGAAGGCAGCCCTTGTTCTAAATGACGGGGCTCACCCATGAGGAAGCAGGGAGCGTCTTTTGCACAAGCACCTGGCCTGACCATTGGGGAAGGCACAAGGGCTAGGGCAGCACTAAGCTGCTGAAGATGCCTGATGGCCCATTACGTGCGTCGGGTCCAGTGCTGATGCCTCGCGGAGTGGCTGACCCAAAGCATGGAATGGAGGCACCATGCAGCTGGTGTCACGGGTGGGGTAAGCGTGCTGGGTCCACCTTTGCAGGCAGGTCCGTGTAAAGACTCTCTGACAGCTAACAGAGCATGGAGTTACTCTCTCAGCCCACGGGCCTGGGACGTTGGTGGTGCATGGCTCAGGTTCACTCCCTGCTGAGAGCCAACAGAGGAAACCATGAGGCCTGGGTGCGCTTCACAGTGCCACCGGCCCATCCAGGAGAATGTGGGCAGCCACAGCAAATCACCGTCTACGGGTCACCTGCTATATTCCGCTGCCCCGCTCCCATCGCCCCGGCAAAGGGAATCCCAGGGAAGATACTGAAATACAAAACAGGGAAACCAGAGCTGTTACCTGTCTGGCAGGATTTCCCCCTCCAGCCTGGGGGACAGGTGCATCTGTCTGGGGCTGCGCAGCTCCCTCCATTTTGACAGGGCACCCTGCAAATGGCTGTAAAACAGTAACGCACGGTCACCATGTTGCCGAGGCAAATGTCTGGGCCTCCGCCACATGCAGCTCCCACCGTTGCGGATTCCTGTTGTCGGGGAGATTTTATTACACACTTGTGAACTCCTGTCCATGCCTttgtgccaccagcagaagtcAGGAGACTGTTAAAGGGGAGTGAAACCATGGcgccggatcctcagctgctgtcaatACCCATAGCTCCGTTAAGATCAGTGTCGCGCGGCCCCTTGCCACCAGCTGAGGACCCCACCCCGTGAATGCCACAGCCTCCATGTGAATCAGATCTGTATTGCGCTCAGCACGTCCAGCGAGGCTGACGGGCGTTCTGCGTGAGACAAGCGGTAGAATACACCACCGTGACTCACAGAGGGCAAAGGCTGTGAATGCCCCGCTCCCATGGGCCAGCAACGAGACGATGTGTGCAAATAGCTGCTCCCAGTGGATGTAAGAGGTTCGCAATCCGGCCCAGAGTTGGTCAGAGAtccctgagcagatcagaaagGAGGAGTCAGCCCCAGAAACTcagtatagggtgaccagatgtcccgcttttatagggacagtcctgatatttggggctttttcttctatCGTCtcctattacacacacacacatcccccaccccgtcccgatttttcacacttgctgtctggtcagcctaactCAGTATTTTCATACAGCCTTCTAATAACTCCGGGAGCTCATCAAATGAAGCAACAGATCTAGGACGGTGTCCTGAATGGCACTGAGGTGATGCCTGGAAAGCCTTTCCACTTGTGCAATAAACAGTCCTTCATTTGTAGCTTAACCCATTCCAGCCCTGGAAAGAGGAAGACATCTTGAGAGTCTGCgaagggagtggggcggggggaggggggtgaagaggGGGCCTGCAGCAGCTCTCAATCAGTGACAGGCTCTGGGAAGCGTTAGTATATCGCAGTCTGGTTTGATCTAGTAAGAGATCAGCCTCTGATGTGCTTGGCATTCCCTTTGCGCTGTTCATCACTATTTCCCCCGAAAAGCAGAGCTGTTCCATTACTGCTGATTTATGTGGAAAGGgtttattaatttctcctctgaTACACGCCAAGCTAATAAAGCGATATATGCACAAGGCAAGCAAAGCAAGGCTATAAATGAATGGCTAATTGAAACCGATTTGTTCTCACAGGCGGATGTTGGAAGGAAAATCGCCTGCCTAGTACAAGAGCGAATTACACTAATTTCAGACAGATCTGGTAACAAGGGCAGTGACTGGATAGGCTTTTGAGGCACACAGAGGTCGTGATCAGAGAGGCGCTGAGAGCCCTCGGCAGGGTGTTAACAGCCCCTGTCTGCGCTGTATTTCCTTTCCACCAGCTGCACTGTGTTTCCTTCTCACCAGCATTCTGTACTAGGAGAGCCACTCCCATACTTTTCattcagagatctcaaagcacaaagCCTTTTGCCAACGTGGGGGTAGTAGGTACAATCCCTGTGTTACGGATGGGTGAGCTCAGGCTCCAAGAGGGTGTGATTGGCCCCTgccaagtcaatggcaaagtcaGGAACAAAATCCCCATCTCCGGACTTCCAGGTCGGTGCTCAAGCCAGGCTGTAGCTGTCCCTCTCAAGGCTATGGGACTGATTCTGCTcttttttacaccagtgtagatcAGGCAGAAAGCCACCGACATCAATGAAAAAAGAcaggtgtaaaaccagtgtaagggAGAGCAGGACCAAGGCACCAAAGGGGAGATGCTGCAATCTCATCACAATCCATATTCTTCTCCCTCTGCCACTCATTTACCTTTGCTGCATCCGACTGCGTGGGCATTTGCCCGTCTCCATCCGGGGCAGCACATATACATGGGCTGGGAAAACCTCCTGTAGGCCAGGCGATAGACAACCTTGTATGTGGTTCTGCAATAAGGTTCAGGAAAGGAGTTAGGGACTGAGCCCATATGGGGTGCGGAAAGAGCCGACTGCttcaccctccttcccctgccttgCTCCTAGGGTTAGGGAGTCAACCAGGTCATCCCTTTGCCACTTACTTCCCGTGTTGTGCCAGCCTGGCTCTGCCGACTCCCTATCCCTCCCTGCCCACATGCTCCCAGGAGTAGGGGCCATGCCCGCACCCAAGATTCAAGTACTGCTGTCTTTCCCAACAGGGGTACCGGGGAATGGTCTTCCTCCCTTTAGTGTGCAGGGGTGATCGCTCCTTATACACCTCTGAACAAGCACCCCGAGGAGATGCTGTGTCTCAGGGCGAATCCTTGTCCTCAGCTTCCCCGGAGACTGTAATCCAACCCTGGAGCAGACTGGCTATGCCAGATGCCACCTGTCTGTCTGCAGCGATGGCGCCCGCCATTCCCGGAAGCAGGCTGCTCTCCTCACCTGTACGAACTGCAGAGCCAGTGTCCCTGGCACGTTGTGAGGTAGGGCTGGTAGACAGGCTGCACGTGGGACTCCACATACGAGGCGGCTCCCTTCTGCATCTCTACAGAGCACACCCTGCGGCTGGACAGACGGCATCGTGTCCCACACAAAGCGAAAGCGGCAGGCATAAAGCAACGGGGAATCAGGCCCGAAGGCAGGGGTAGGAATGCGGGTAAGGAATGTGCTCGGAAAACCCCTCCATGGGGCCAAATCCAGCTCCAGTGCAAGAGGTTGCAAAGCCACTGCCGTCTGTGCAACTGTGCCCTCTTACTCCATGGCTGCATTTGGCCCATGTGGGACCTGATTCTCAGCTAGTGTCAATGGCCCCATGCctccaatggagctgtgccaatttcCACTAGCAGAGATTCTGGCCAAGAACCTCACAGAGGGTCAGTTAAGATGCAATTGCTAAGGCCCCCGTAATTCCTCATTTACTGGAGCAGAGTTATTGGGGTGCAGTTGGGAAGAGGAGCTGATAGGGGCTTCCAAAACCTAACACGAGTAAATCCCTTGAATATCAGCTCTATATCCTGCCCCACTGCAGCAGGCCTCACGCAACTGAGAGCTTATATTCTACACATATCTCGACGAGGTTCTACACCCGCAGGTGCGCTCCCTTCTCCCCTCAAAGCTGCAAGGCTACCTCTACAGTTTGCATCCAGGCACCCTGGCTGGCCATCTCCAATCTCCCTGAAAACAATGCCACTCACTCCAATGTCGGGAACAGGAATCCGCAGCGAACGGGCTGCTGGATGACTGCCATGCAAGGTCTCAGAACAGAGGCCTACACAGGCTGCTGTAAAATTACCGTACAAAGGAGAGGAATCCAAATCCATTAGTAGGGGGAATCATTTTCCCCTGAACAGCAGATTAAAGGGGACATGTCAACGCTGTaagaaaaatcatttattttttagCTGGCCTTTGATTTGTTTTCGTTCCGAGACTGTGACAGCACTGAAAAACAACACCTAGGTGATGACAAAAATCAACAGCAAGGACCAGATTCTGTTCAGTGTGGTAAAATCCCTTCCACTAAGTAGCTCTAAATTTGCACCGGGGTTGCTGAGATCAggatcttccccccccccccccccccccccccacacacacacaatgtaaaaGTTTCATGAAATTCACATCCAAAGAGTTCTTGGTTAAAGATTTTTGCACCCCTTTGCCAGCTTGCGAGGTTCTGTTCAGCTGGATGTTGTCTGGCACAGATCTTAGCCTCTGGAGTAGAAGCCCATTAAGAAACCCGATTATTTGTGTCAGCTTCCCAGACAAATTAGAAACTTGAACTAAAGTGCTGAAAATTAACACTGACACCAGATGCCTTCCATTAACTCAGGATAACTCATTTCATCCTGCTGGATTAATGGTATGAAAGAGGCAGTTTTGCTGACATTATTATAAAGATCTATCTACtctgggtgtgtgtatgtatatcagCAGCcagccttttgtgtgtgtgtatttgtgtggtgtgtgtgtggtgtgtgtgtgcgcacacacgtgCATGTGCACAAGACAGAGAGATTCAGCTTGTGGACTTCCTTACTACAGGACTGCAAAAGGTTCAATACTGTAGCAATGGGCTGGGTCATTCACTGTAAAACCATACGAGATAGGTCAGAACTACAAAACTGGGGTCCAGATATCAATATTTCCAAAGTTAGTGGGAAATGAGTTaactcgggggggaggggagtcaaaTCCAGACTTCCCTAAATTTTAAGATGGCAGTCAAGGGGAAGTTTTGCTTTGGAGCTGGGATGCTGTTTTGACCCATTAGAGAGCTGAGGGCTCGTTGCCCAGCTTATATCCAAATCTGAATTTCCCCCCAGTTCAAAGGGGTTTGGTTCAAACCCATCtctaataacaataataatagcaGTTATGCATGATCAGATAGGGGACATCAAATCCCATGCTTCAAGGCACAAACTGATTGACACggtggtcaggaaggaattgttCCACCATCTACAGCATTGCTGACTTAGGGGTATGAGATGTTGCCCTAGTTTGATGCCTCTCGATATTGGCTGCTACTTGTGGCAGGATATTGAACGTGGTGAACCAGTcatttgtgtgtgcgtgcatatATACATGTGTACGGGCGGGGGGGGTGCATCTGGaatgtgtacgtgtgtgtgaatgcatgtgggtgggtgtgttggtGGTGTGTTTGCACTTATGCTTGAAGGGGGTGTATGCATGCAGGAGTGTGCACTAAAGACACAATAAGAAATCTTTAGCTGTGTGTGCTCTATTTAGCTTTTTGACTCCCCAAGTCAAGTGGCAAAAATACTCTCTTTGTATATGCTGCATGGACCTAGACCAATATGCTTGAATGTATTTGGATGGCTTTCTGCTTTATGGACGCAGCAACAAACACCACAAAAGCTTGCTAACACCTACACTTCCCCCAGAAGCATCTTCAAGGTTGCCTCTTGCCTGTCCCCACACCTAGAAAGCGGCTCATTCATGTGCAGCAGACTGGCTGAACTTGGCCTTTCATGTCTCCTTGAGCCTGGCCCCCTGAAAGGCCAATCCTTATTGTGGCTTGCAGAGAAGCCCAGCGGTATGCATGCGGCAAGCCAGACTTCTGAAGGATGGACAAAGAAGAGGCTTACCCTGACTGGGCAAAACGCTCAGAGCTGGTCACACCAAGGATTAAGACAAATCCCGTGAGGAGGCAGCTGATTCTCTGCATTTCCTGTCCTCTGCTGGCTCTTTCTTTCCTGCTGTGCGATATTGTGTGGCATGAAGGGGTGTCACTCTTCAGTGGGAAGCACTGGCTCTTACTGCATGTCTCTCTTCAGTGGGGAACCCTGGAACCAAAAGAATAATGACCTTACCAAGCAGCGTCCTTTCTGGGACGGTGACATTTCAATAGCCCCCTTTGGGCCTATCGAAAAAGACAGCACAGGGGAGCAAGGTGTTTTGCTGCTTTCACTCCAAGGGACTAGGAATTTCCCTGCTGTGTGCTAGCGCACAGCAATGCGGGATATGCTCTTACAAGGATGCAGTGGGAGCTAAGTAGGTTTTAAAAGTGAAGCAGCAAAAACAATAATTTCATGGTGTTGTTTCTGGCTTGGGACTCATGCGATCTGAGTTCAATACCCAGCTCAGCCAAAatctccctgtgtgacctggggcaaatcactttaGGTGCCCATCTGGCACTGgggataaaaatatttcctttgtctcGTTAGACCTTaagcattttggggcagggactggcagtTCTTATTTGTCTGTACAGCCTCTAGCACGGCCTCGTTGTTACTGCACTATTAGTAACATTAGGATAGCAGTCCCACTGAcgggttttaaaataaacaaacctcaCTAATGCCAGCCACCCACTGTTCACAAGTAACCCTACAACGACAACGGAGCATGTGCAGCCCAGCCCTCACGAGCGAGTCGCCCTGTAATAACAAACCAGTATGTCCGGCCAACGCTCACaaccaaccctacaataacaaagcacCCGTGCAGCCTGCAGCTCACAAGTCACTCTGCACTAACAACCCAGCATGTACTGCAGCCTTCCGATACCAAACCATTGTGCATGTACCAGCAAGGATAAGAAAAGAAAGCAACAGAGCTGAGCCTGAAGGGTGTTCCATGTAAAAGTGCTTAAAAAAGTTAGAGAGGGTTATTGTTATTTCACATCTGATTCACATTAAATACTTCTGGGTCAAATCTTCTGCTGGCATAAAAACCTACATCGCTCCAATGAAGCCAGTGAAGTTACGCTGATCTacaccctctgaaaatctggcctcacaAGTTTCTAAACCCACAAGTTTAAGAAGCTTTTCTTTTTCGAGGAATAGAGTAAATGGCTTGTTGAGCTGTGGCATATTTCAGAATGAAACTAGTGCCAGACAGGGAAGCCAATACAAAGGTCTGCAATATATATGGCATCACAAAGCCGCACGTGTCTCACTAAATGAAATAGTGAAATCAGGTCTCATTCCCTCTTAAACACAAGGGTCCTCTCCAGGGCTTTAGAAGGCTGAATCTTTTCTCTGCAAAGCCAATACTAACCAAGTTGGGAACAAAGAGGCATTGATTCTGCTTGCAGAAGGCAAATACACAAGGCAGCGTTGAGCGGGTCAATAACGATATCTAATTTAAACAATCCGTTGACCTCCAGGTGATGGAAgttaaagggagaaaaacaacaaatcaaaTACATGACAATGAAAGAGGGTCAGCCTTTCTGACTGTACCTTCTGAAACAAATCACTTTTATTGGGAGTCACAAGCTTAATAAGAAACAACCCCATGGAAATGCGATATCACACTGATATAGTGAAAAGCTTGTTAAAGGGGAAATCAAGGCTGGAAATAGAGTTGGAATGATCCAGGCTCATGTCACGGCACTTCTTTAGAAGAAtttccagctctccagctggtatAGCTTCACTGAAGCCCGATGCAATGCCAGCTGAGCATCTCGTTCAAAGCAGAGCAAGGCGGCCACATGGCTAATAATGGTGATGGGACACAAACCAACTCCTCGTGGATTGGATCCTATGTCCAGAGGTACCGTGGAAGAGGTCAGAAGCAGCGAGGAAGGTCTGGAGAAGAGGGGGAAGTGAGGTCCAGAACAGAGGAGGAAGAGCTATAGAAAAGATAACACGGGCCCTCGCTTCAAACACTCTTGCTCAAGGTATGGCTGGATTAGGTCATCTACAGCCAATGAGGGGACCCATATTAGCAGGCAGGTTGTATCCTTGAAGAGGACAAATGCAGTGATGCCCAGGCACGGGATTGGGCCCCTAGAGAACATGAGGGAAACAGCCCACAGAAGCAATTGAGAAAGAGACGGATGGCTTGAAGCTGGTTAAAATCCTGAGCTCAGTTTCACCCCTGACAGTTCCGTGGACTAGATCCATGcatttgaaggccagaaaggacttTACAGTCACCTGGCCCCAAAAAAGCACCGCAGACTCCATCAGAAGGCTGACGAGCAAACCTCCCTCTTCTTGTAAAGGCACAGAGGCTGCCATCACATCACCCTATTTGGTCTGATTAATCCTAAATAGTTTGTATTTAGGATCATTGATAGTGTTGGCTGCTTCCCATGCGCCCCTTtgtggcctgggggaggggggggaagggcatgTGCAGTGCCCTGGCTCTGTTTTCCCCTTCTCCAGGACTCCGTAAACAATCACCAttccaaagaaaattaaaacattccCCACCTGGGAGCTGAATGTATGTGTTCACTCCTTAAACACATTCTGACCCAACCCCAGGACAGTTCAATGGCTTCCCAGGAACCAAACTTGCTCCCAACAGCAGCCTCTTCAAGCCAGCTGCAGCTCCTTCATCTTCTGTTGCCCAAGGAATCCCCCCACTtcactgcagccccctgctgctctttatagggaATTACTTGATCCCATTCAGGTGGGGCTCATCCTGTAttcagggctggcttagccctAGGCTCTCCAGCCCATGGGGCAAGCCACCCCGTTACTGGTGCCAAATCACCACCAAGTTGTTTTGTTGCCccttttgggtggggggaaggaaaggggccAAAAATCTTTTCCATCCTGGGTGACAAAACACCTGCTCAGATGCTGCACAGACCTTGCGCTGGCTGTCTACACCGAATTCACCCTCTAGTTAGTAATTTGTGGTGCTGGCCTCCACAAGGAATCAAGCTTAGGTTCATTTACAGAAATAAGAACGTCAACCACcaatggaaaggaaagaaaacgCTTTTGCACACCTCAGCGCACAGGGAGACATCTTAGAACGGCTTGGGTGGTCTGATGACCCTCCTAATTCCCTCCAACCTCACCTAGGCTAGAGCACGGTGCAAATTCTCAGTGAAACCATAATCCTCCATGCCAATGGTATTTCTTCAACGAGACTGAATTCCGCGTTCGAAATCAAACCCCGAAGATCATCTCGACCGAACTCCACTGGCAGAGGTAGGAGTTTTGCCTGCGTGGGGGTGGCAAAGAGGCCTGGGTCCAGAAGGacaatttgttttgttctgtttttaaaaatcaaagactCTAAAACAGGATTGTTTTGCCCCTCACCCGTCAGACTGTATCTCCGCCTCCACGGTGTTTTAAAATCAGGGTTGTTCAACGTCAGCTCAAGATCCGATCTTGATCAAATTAGAGCTGTTCTACACATTTTAATGCACATAGGAAGCCAGGACCCCTGAGAGCTGCAGAAGCTGCTAATGCTTGTTTGTCAAATTGTAATTTAGCGCTGTCTTTTCTCtgatctcttttctaaaatgattgGCAGCGATAACAATGCTTTTCTTGTTTACGTCCCAGAAAAATCTGTGTGTGACAAGAACAAAACCCCAACACAATACATTTTTGCACACTCTCTCTAATCTCAACAGTGCCTCA
This genomic window from Chelonia mydas isolate rCheMyd1 chromosome 16, rCheMyd1.pri.v2, whole genome shotgun sequence contains:
- the EGFL7 gene encoding epidermal growth factor-like protein 7 isoform X2, producing the protein MQRISCLLTGFVLILGVTSSERFAQSGRRVCSVEMQKGAASYVESHVQPVYQPYLTTCQGHWLCSSYRTTYKVVYRLAYRRFSQPMYMCCPGWRRANAHAVGCSKAICRVPCQNGGSCAAPDRCTCPPGWRGKSCQTDVDECAGPCHGCSQHCVNTPGSYGCACRAGHRLSADGKSCHASAPPTETEASAFPALNRSGASSEMKEEMQALRSRVEVLEQKLQLLLAPFHNLMPSAADDVSTDPISQLFYALRQLDRIESLSEQISFLEERLETCSCKNER
- the EGFL7 gene encoding epidermal growth factor-like protein 7 isoform X1, with amino-acid sequence MGQMQPWSKRAQLHRRQWLCNLLHWSWIWPHGGVFRAHSLPAFLPLPSGLIPRCFMPAAFALCGTRCRLSSRRVCSVEMQKGAASYVESHVQPVYQPYLTTCQGHWLCSSYRTTYKVVYRLAYRRFSQPMYMCCPGWRRANAHAVGCSKAICRVPCQNGGSCAAPDRCTCPPGWRGKSCQTDVDECAGPCHGCSQHCVNTPGSYGCACRAGHRLSADGKSCHASAPPTETEASAFPALNRSGASSEMKEEMQALRSRVEVLEQKLQLLLAPFHNLMPSAADDVSTDPISQLFYALRQLDRIESLSEQISFLEERLETCSCKNER